A window of Syntrophales bacterium genomic DNA:
ACGTTCAAGCCGTTCCTCGCCGCGGCGGCCCTGGAGGAGAAGGCAGTCAACGAATCGACCCGCCTGAACTGCGAGAACGGGGCCTACAAGGTCAACGACCGGGTCTTTCATGAGGCGAACCGGAAGAAATATGGATCGCTCGCGTTTGGTGAAGTGATCAAGTACTCCAGCAACATCGGCTGTGTGAAAACGGTGGAGCGGCTCGGAAAGGACAAGTTCTACGAGTACATCACCAAGTTCGGTTTCGGCGCCCGGACGGGAGTCGACCTGCCCGGCGAGTCCCGGGGCCTCCTCCGCCCCGTCCGGAACTGGACGCGGGTCGACACGTCCACCATCGCCTTCGGCCAGGGGATCTCCGTGACGGCCCTCCAGCTCATTACGGCCCTGTCGGCGATCGCCAACGACGGCGTCCTGATGAAGCCCCTCATCGTCCGGTCCGTCGTGGACAAACAGGGAAAAATCATCCGGGGCAACACCCCGACGGTGGTCCGGCGGGTCATCTCCCCCGAGACGTCGAAGCGGATGGCCCGGATCATGACCTCCGTCGTTCAGGACGACGACGGAACGGGCAAGAAGGCCCGGATCACCAACATCAACGTCGCCGGCAAGACGGGGACGTCCCAGAAATTCGATCCGGGCCGCCGGGCCTATTCGTCGGAGCGGGTCCGGACGTCCTTCATGGGCTTCTTCCCGGCGGAGAACCCGCAGATCACCATGATGATCGTCCTGGACGAGCCGAAGATCGACAAGTGGGGCGGCGTGGCATCGGCGCCGGTATTCAGCGGCATCGGCGAACAGATCCTGAACTGCATCAAGACTGATCTCCGCCAGCGTACACCGGCGCCGCCGCCCAGGGTGCCCGAACCGCTCCAGCCCGAGAAGGGGGTGAAGCTGGTTTCCGCACCGACGGTGCTCCTGAACGGCGCGCAGACGGAAAACGAAGAGAATGAGGCGTTGATGCCCGATTTCCGGGGCATGACCATGCGGGAGGCGCTCAAGCGGGCCAGGGAAAAGGGAATCGAGCTGAACATGTCCGGGAACGGGTGGGCCGCCAGCCAGAGCCCCCTGCCGGGGACCGCTTTGAGGGAGCGCCGCCTCTGCAGCGTATCCTTCAGTACAGGCCAGTGAAGGTGGGCGGGTGCTCCTTTCCGATGTGCTTCAGGGTGTTGATGTCCGGGGGGTCTCGGGAGACCTTTCCGGAACAGTTCGCTCCGTCTGCTACGACTCCCGGCAGTGTAGCCCCGGGAGCCTGTTCGTAGCCGTTCCCGGCCTGAAGTTCGACGGCCACGGTTTTATCGACGAGGCCATCCGCCGGGGTGCCGGATTCATCGTCCACGAACGGGAGTTCGCACCCCCCCCGGGCGTCACGGCCGTGAGGGTGGCCGACTGCCGGCGGACCCTGGGCATCCTGGGGCGCAACTTCTTCGGGGATCCGTCGGGCTCGCTCTGTCTGATCGGCATCACCGGCACGAACGGCAAGACGACCGTCACCTATCTCCTGGAATCGATCCTGGAAGCCGCCGGCAGCCGGCCCGGCATCCTCGGGACGGTAAACTACCGGTTCGGCGCCCGGGTGTGGCCCGCGCCCAACACGACCCCCGAGTCGCTGGAAATGCAGCGGATTCTTCGGGTAATGCTCGACGCCGGCGCCACCCACGTGGTGGGGGAGATCTCGTCCCACGCCCTGGACCTGAAGCGGGTCGACGACTGCGATTTCGACCTTGGGATCTTTACCAACCTGACGCAGGACCACCTGGACTATCACGGCACGATGGAGGCCTATTTCACCGCGAAGAGCCGGCTGTTCCTGGAAGTCCTGCCGGCGAGCCGGAAGGGCGGGGCCATCCGCTCCGTCGTCAATGCCGACGACCCATGGGGCCGGCGGCTCCTGGCCAGGACGGCGGTGAAGACCCTTTCGTACGGACTGGAGACTCCGGCGGACGTGTCGGCCCGGAATGTCGCCTTGAGCCTCGACGGAATCGAGGCGGAAGTCCGGGGACCGGGGATATCGACAACCCTGCGATCTCCCCTCATCGGGCGGTTCAACCTCTATAACATCCTGGCCGCGGCGGCGGCCGCCGCCGCCCTGGGGATTCCGGAAACCGCCGTTCAGGAAGGGGTGGAGCGCCTCCGGAACGTGCCGGGACGCCTGGAGAAGGTGGACGTGAAACCGGGCGACCCCCGTGTTTTTGTCGATTACGCGCACACGGAAGACGCCCTCCGACGCGTCCTGGAAAATCTGGCCATGTTCCGCCGCGGACGGATCGTCACCGTCTTCGGATGCGGCGGCGACCGGGACCGGGGCAAACGTCCCCTCATGGGACGGGCCGCCGTGGAAGGGAGCAGCGTGGCGATCATCACGTCCGACAACCCGCGGACCGAGGATCCCCTGGAGATCATCCGGGAGATCGAGGCCGGCGTGGTCGGATTGCCGGTGCACCGGATCCGGGCCGGGGAGTTCGACGAGGCGTCCGGGAAGGCCGGTCGGCCCGCGTATTTTGTCGTACCGGACCGGAAGGCGGCCATCGGGCAGGCCATCCGGTCGTCCGGCCCCGACGACATCGTTCTCATCGCCGGCAAGGGGCACGAGGACTACCAGATCATCGGGGAGAAGAAGACGCCCTTCGACGACCGCCTCGTAGCCCGGGACGCCCTGTCGGCAAGGCGGGACGGGGAGGGCCGCTGATGGCGTCCGTCCTGACCATCCGGGAGATCCTGGATGCGGCGGGGGGAGTCCTCCTCCGCGGCGACGGGCGGGGGACCGTGGACGGCGTATCGACGGACACGAGGACCCTGGGGCCTGGAAATCTCTTTGTGGCCCTCCGGGGGGACCGGTTCGACGGCCACCGTTTTCTCGGGGCCGCTGTGGCGGCGGGGGCAAAAGCGGTCATCGTCCAGGAGGACCCGCCGGGAGAGTGGATCGCGGGTCTCGCCGGCGTGGACGTGATCCGGGTGGAGGACACCCTGACAGCCCTGGGCGACCTGGCCGGCCACGTCCGGGGGAAGTACACGGTGCCTGTCATCGCCGTGACCGGCAGTTCGGGGAAGACGACGACCAAGGAGATGGCCGCCGCCGTCATCGGGCGGAAAATGCAGATCCTCAAGACGGAGGGCAACCTGAACAACCTCATCGGCGTTCCCATGATGCTCTTCCGTCTCGGCCCGGAGCACCGCGCGGCCATCCTGGAGCTGGGAACGAACCGGCCTGGCGAGATCGCCCGGCTGACACGGATCGTCCGGCCGGACATCGGCCTGGTCACGAACATCGGCCCCGCCCACCTGGAGGGGCTGGGCAGCCTGGAAGGCGTCGCCCGGGAGAAGGGGGACCTCTTCCGGCACATGAAAGAAACGGCCACGGCCCTGATCAACCGGGACGACCCCTTCGTACGGGGCCAGGAGGAGCAGTGGCCGGGGAAAACGGTGACCTTCAGCATGGAAAGGGACGCGGACATCACGGCAGCGGACATCCGGACGGATGCGGGGGGGACCTCGTTCCGCCTCGACATGGGGGACCGCCGCCGGGAGGTCCGGATTTCCCTCTGCGGGCGGCACGCCGTCTCCAACGCGCTGGCGGCGGCGGCCTGTGCCCGGGCGCTCGGCATCGACGAGGACGGGGTTCGGGAAGGACTGGAGTCGTTTCGCCCCGTTTCGGGCCGGATGACGGTACTCCCCCTGGCCAACGGGGCGTTCCTGGTGGACGACGCCTACAACGCGAATCCCGCCTCCGTCCGGGAGGCCCTCCGGACCCTCCGGGACCTGAGGGGTGCCGGCACCGGGGTGGCGGTCCTGGGAGACATGCTGGAACTGGGGGACGCCTCGGCGGAGCTGCACCGCGACACGGGCCGTCTCCTGGCGGAAACGGGGATCCGGCGGGCGTACCTGAAGGGAGCCTTCTCGGGGGACACCGCCCGCGGCGCCGTCGAGGGCGGGCTGGCCCC
This region includes:
- a CDS encoding penicillin-binding transpeptidase domain-containing protein; amino-acid sequence: MNRESSKWLRFRLATLFCFFLILFVALISRAIQLQILSGNTLKKMAERQHIQPVLLQPERGIIFDRNGEKLAASVQVDSVCAEPSRIANPDDAARRLAPILKMDPEVIRKKIAGRKHFAWIARRIPDSQADALEKLKIEGIYTVKEPRRIYPNGELAAAVIGFVGIDADGIEGLEMRYNDELKGTPEKLAWFRDAKGKKIYARVEGADATKVEDNYNLVLTIDSRIQYLVESKLKEAVQAKGARGGFAMVMDPKTGEILAMANEPGFDPNTPKDTADKGRNRAITDVFDPGSTFKPFLAAAALEEKAVNESTRLNCENGAYKVNDRVFHEANRKKYGSLAFGEVIKYSSNIGCVKTVERLGKDKFYEYITKFGFGARTGVDLPGESRGLLRPVRNWTRVDTSTIAFGQGISVTALQLITALSAIANDGVLMKPLIVRSVVDKQGKIIRGNTPTVVRRVISPETSKRMARIMTSVVQDDDGTGKKARITNINVAGKTGTSQKFDPGRRAYSSERVRTSFMGFFPAENPQITMMIVLDEPKIDKWGGVASAPVFSGIGEQILNCIKTDLRQRTPAPPPRVPEPLQPEKGVKLVSAPTVLLNGAQTENEENEALMPDFRGMTMREALKRAREKGIELNMSGNGWAASQSPLPGTALRERRLCSVSFSTGQ
- a CDS encoding UDP-N-acetylmuramoyl-L-alanyl-D-glutamate--2,6-diaminopimelate ligase; this translates as MLLSDVLQGVDVRGVSGDLSGTVRSVCYDSRQCSPGSLFVAVPGLKFDGHGFIDEAIRRGAGFIVHEREFAPPPGVTAVRVADCRRTLGILGRNFFGDPSGSLCLIGITGTNGKTTVTYLLESILEAAGSRPGILGTVNYRFGARVWPAPNTTPESLEMQRILRVMLDAGATHVVGEISSHALDLKRVDDCDFDLGIFTNLTQDHLDYHGTMEAYFTAKSRLFLEVLPASRKGGAIRSVVNADDPWGRRLLARTAVKTLSYGLETPADVSARNVALSLDGIEAEVRGPGISTTLRSPLIGRFNLYNILAAAAAAAALGIPETAVQEGVERLRNVPGRLEKVDVKPGDPRVFVDYAHTEDALRRVLENLAMFRRGRIVTVFGCGGDRDRGKRPLMGRAAVEGSSVAIITSDNPRTEDPLEIIREIEAGVVGLPVHRIRAGEFDEASGKAGRPAYFVVPDRKAAIGQAIRSSGPDDIVLIAGKGHEDYQIIGEKKTPFDDRLVARDALSARRDGEGR
- the murF gene encoding UDP-N-acetylmuramoyl-tripeptide--D-alanyl-D-alanine ligase — its product is MASVLTIREILDAAGGVLLRGDGRGTVDGVSTDTRTLGPGNLFVALRGDRFDGHRFLGAAVAAGAKAVIVQEDPPGEWIAGLAGVDVIRVEDTLTALGDLAGHVRGKYTVPVIAVTGSSGKTTTKEMAAAVIGRKMQILKTEGNLNNLIGVPMMLFRLGPEHRAAILELGTNRPGEIARLTRIVRPDIGLVTNIGPAHLEGLGSLEGVAREKGDLFRHMKETATALINRDDPFVRGQEEQWPGKTVTFSMERDADITAADIRTDAGGTSFRLDMGDRRREVRISLCGRHAVSNALAAAACARALGIDEDGVREGLESFRPVSGRMTVLPLANGAFLVDDAYNANPASVREALRTLRDLRGAGTGVAVLGDMLELGDASAELHRDTGRLLAETGIRRAYLKGAFSGDTARGAVEGGLAPGDVTFFEEPREILPSLREHLREGDWVLVKGSRRMRLEETVRAVADWFGTKETA